The following nucleotide sequence is from Tachyglossus aculeatus isolate mTacAcu1 chromosome 11, mTacAcu1.pri, whole genome shotgun sequence.
ctcctcatctttctgcccaaaccttttcctccccagacctttcccatcattataggcaatgccaccatcctccctgactcacaaacccctacccttggcattatctttgactgatctctttctttcaaactgcatattcagtctgtcaccaaatcctgtcagtagcACCACCATATCTTTAGAATCCACttcttcctttccatctaaattgctacAACACTGGTAAAAATGCTTGTCGTAtcctgcctcaactactgcatcagccacctcactACTTgcttccactctttcctcttcattcaacacttcactctgctacctgaatCACTTTTATAAAAAAATTATTCACCATATTtcttcccaccccccaaaaccctcCAATCGTTGCCCATTTTTCTCAGCATCTCACTCAGTAACTCCTTACCTTTAAGGCATTCTGTCGGCTCTGCCCATTCAACCTAAACTCCCTCATCTCTATCACACCCCAATCCATACCCTTTCCTTctccaataccaacctacttaGTATAGCTCGATCTTGTCCCTCTCTCTGCCGATCTCTTACTGCCATTCTCCCACTTATctgaagcttgtcctctagactgtaagcttgttgtgtgcagggaatgtatctgctcatTGTTTCGTGGTACTCTCCAGAGAACtcattatagtgctctgtgcttagtaagtgctcaataaatgcaattgactgactgtcttcatatctgtcagatcaccactcttcccatcttcaaaaccttaccaaAATCATATCTTCCTCCAATAAATCTTCCTTTACTAAAAAGATCAgaagcagcagacaattggaactTTCAAACCCTAGCCTGGTACTGCACTTAAACCTAACCTTGGTTGGCCCCAAAAGTTAGCAGAATCCACTTATCAAATTGTCTGGAAGTAGGGTCTTCAAGAATGGCTTGTATGCCTTCAAAGCTCACTGTAAAGTCTCCAGTTTCAGCAAGGGTAGTTTCAACGGGAGGTCAAGATGACCATCCTTGTCTTgattttttctcctgctcccttcccatTTAACAAATCTATCGCTGGACTTGTCCCAAGTCTGGTGGACATCATCATCAGGCACCAAGGTGAAATGGCCATTTTTAAAGTGTCAGGGAAGCATTCAACGGGCCTCCAGAGTTCAGGAGCAGTTCACAGTAGCGCTTGagatggtccagtggatagaagaTGGTTCTAACaaccagaagacctaggttccagTCACAGAACATCCTGGAACTTGTCAACATGAGTGAAGACTGCATGTGCAGAAGAGTCGCAGTGCCCCATTGcccctcttctttctcatttTTACTCCTACCCCAGTGGGAGTATAACTGGCAGGGACAAGTTCAggagtgttttagactgtgagctcattgtggaaagggattgtcactctttacattgcactgtaatttcccaagcatttagtacagttctctgaacaaagaacttaataaatatgattaaatgaatgacaatgaatgaggcTCTACACGAGCCATTAGCCTTATAGTCAACTCCTCTGTGCAAATTCTCAGGCCCAAAGTCTCTGGACTATAGCTCATCTTTGTTCCTGACAAATTACTCCATCACCATTTTACCCCGCAGCCCAAGTCTAGGATCTCAGGCCAGATTTTCCACTGGTTTTTATGGAACACTTCACCCCCAAGATGTCTCTAGATCCAAGGCCACTACGACATGGGGAAGAAAATGTCCACATAAATGCTCTTTTGCTCCGTATTTGTCAGCACAGACACCCCACTGCCCAACAGAGTCAAATCAATAGGCCAGAGGTAGTTGAAATGGGCACCAGCTTTAGAGTTCTCTGTCGGGATCCTAACAACCTGATATGGGCTCACTCAGCCACCTTCTTCCTCATGATAGCCTAGTGATTCCCCACTCACTTTCCTGCATTTCCTCAACCAgcattccttcccacaagaaggTGCTTTGATCCAAGATGGGGACTTTTAGCCCACGTTCCCAAGGGGCATCTTTGACTTACTGCCTATTCCCACAAGGAAGGGAGGGTGATAGTGATACATTGGGGTCTACAGTCAAATGACTAAATCATGGTTGCTAGTCGTGGAAAAATGGAGAAAGTGAGGAAATGTTCCTCAATAGAGGAGGAGGTTCAGAACCTCCTTGCCCAGGAAGCAAGATGCTAATTGGCTGCCGCTGAGGTCAACAAGATAGAAAATTAATCTTCCCCTGGGACTGAGAATACTGCCTTGTCAGAGTCTTCATTGCTAATCTACTCTTTGCTTTCCTATTGGTTCCAAGGATGGCAGGGAAGGGATCCAACATACTGGatacccaccaccaccacagtgtATATAAGAGGCATGGAGCACCAGGAGGTATTCAAACTTGGGAATCTCCTCCTACTCTGAGACAATACCAGATCCTGAACCAACCGACACCATGGTCAACTCCTGCTGTGGATCCGTCTGCTCCGACCTGAGCTGCGGAAGAGGCTGCTGCCAACAGACCTGTTGTGAGCCCAGCTGCTGCAGCAGCCCTTGCTGTCCCCCGACATGCTGCCAGACCACCTGCTGCAGAACCACCTGCTGCCGCCCAACATGCTGTGCAACCAGCTGCTGTCGCCCAACCTGCTGCAGACCTACTTGCTGCCAGTCGGTCTGCTGCCAGCCCACTTGCTGCCGTCCAGTCTGCAGTGTTGCCAGCTgctgcaggccctgctgcccccAACCTTGCTGTGTGTTTACCTGTtgcaggccctgctgcccccGCCCATGCTGTGTGTCCAGCTGCTGCAGACCCTGCTGCCCCCAACCATGTTGTGTGTCTagctgctgccagccttgctgcctCCCCACATGCTGCCAAACCACTTGCTGCCGCCCaacctgctgtgtgcccagctgctgccagccttgctgccgcccAGCTTGCTGCCAAACCACTTGCTGCAGAACCACCTGCTGCCGCCCTACCTGCTGTTCAGCATCTTGTTGTTGAACAACCTCCCCTCCTGTCGGCTGCTTGCAACCAATGACCAGCCATATTGATGCCCGGGTTCCTTGGATCATATGGAGCCAACTCGGAGTAGGATTGTGCTGCCTGCCCGCATAGAGCCAAGCCACCTGACAAcaacctggggcccacagtcctcacCAGCCTCCCAGTCAACAGCCACCCACCTCAGCCAGCATAGATGCTGGCTTCCAAAGAGCCATCAGCCAAAACACCAAAGGACATTTCAGTCATATCCTCTCAACTGCCATGTTCTCAACATGACATCTGAGGAGGGGCAAAGGAATTTTCCTTAGCGATTCATCTGGCTTTGGAAATCACTTCCTCTGGCCCCAGTCCAGGTATTGTGGGGGCTGAATTCTTTAAGTCTAaaaccctctcttctcttcctgatGTTCACCCGTGTTTTGATCCTATTTCACTCTAATAAACTTTCCGTTTACAGCACAAAATAATCCTGAAGTTGTGAATCTTGATTTCATGAGATTTGGTCCTTGATTACTGCCCTAGCCCCATGGTAAACCAGGTACTGAAAAATACGTTCTAAATTCATCTGATTCCTAAAGCTCATTGATCTCATTGCCCAATCTGCTGCATGTTCAGCTCCTGCAGGCTCTACTGTTCCTCACCATGTTGCAGGTCTACCTGCTGCAGGTCCTTTATTTGCAGAACTGCAATTGTTAATCTACTCAGTGCTTTCCAATTGGTCCAAACTATGGCAAGGAAAGGGTCTGGCAGCCTGGATCATATTTCTTTAGCAATCCACGTACCACCATATTAGGGCTTATAAGGGGCAAAAGGAAGCAAGGAGTCATTTAAAATCAGGAATCTCCTCCTCTGCTAAGCAAAAACTAGACCCTGAACCAACCAACACCATGGTCAACTCCTGCTGTGGATCCATCTGCTCTGACCTGAGCTGCGGAAGAGGCTGCTGCCAAGAGACCTGCTGTCAGCCTGGCTGTTGCTTCTCAGAGTGTCCAGCCTCCAGCACTTCTGGGGTACATCATGAGTTGCTGTAGCAATGAAAAGAGTGAATTTTGGGGAATGGAGTCATACAAGTCCCTGAAAGTATTCCCTTGCCTCAGAAGGAATAACTCCCTCTTGGTTGTTAATATACTGCAGATCTACGGGAATCTGCAACTCATTTTCAAGTGGTTTCAGAGGTTACTTTGGCAAGCAAAAGGTATGGAAGGTTACCCAAGCTGACCCATTTCCATCCCAATTTCCCCAAAGATGACACATCAGCCAGTGCACCTTCTCctgtagactctaaactcttttgggacagggatcgtTGCGAGCGTTATTATCTATTAATCTATTATAGAtcgtatctattaactctgttgtgcttagaacagtacttggtgtgCAGTGTGCTcattaaaaaccattgattgaaacaattcctgtcttcaagggAGGCAATCTGTTATAGCCCCCCTCCAATCCCAACTGCATCTCAGCCTCTTGGAGCTGCAAATCACCTCCAGAGGCTAGCATCTCTGGGTAGCTCTACACCTGGAGAGGAGAATGACAGATGGGTTGTCTCTTCTGCTCTTGGAGATCTCTTTGAATGGATGCTATAATTTTGCTGGGGCTATAAACAAATTTATTCCTACTTTACCAGGgtcctgggaatgtgtctactaactctgttatattgtattctcctaagtgtttcatacagtgttttgcacacagcaagtgctcattaaatatgattgattgattgatcctgactgTTAAGTCTTCTAACCTCTCCTGACACCAGGTTAGAAATATTTATAATAGCaaaactaattgtggtatttgttaagtgcttactgtgtgccatgcactgtactaatagctgggatagatacagtacaattcagtgagtcacagtctctgtcccacctgggactcacagtctaaaggggagggcaaacagatatttcatctccattttatagaaaaggaaactgaggcacagagaagtaattttctcaaggtcatacagcaggtaaatggagagctgggattaggactctggcCATTCAGTCTCAGACTTCTTTGTggaatcctcctctgcctcccaccccctaactgttgtTGTCCCTCGAGGTTCCTTTCTGGatgcctttctattctccatctacacctactcccttggagaattcattcactcccatggcttcaaataccaccactatgcagttgatacccaaatctacatctccagccctgatatctctcctctccaggctcacatccccgcctgccttcaagacatgtgtACTTGGATGtcgtcctgtcacctcaaacataacatgtccaaaacagaactcctcatcttcccacccaaaccctgttcttcctctggtgttcccttcactgtagatggcaccaccatccttcttgtcttggtgtcatccttgactcctctctctcattcaacccacattttcaatccatcactaaatcctgtcggtcccaccttcacatcatagctaaaatccacccttccctctgtattcaaactgctactacattaatcctaTCCAGCCagaatcactgcatcagcctccctgctgacctccaaggctcctgtctctccccactccagtctatacttcgctctgctgcccaaattattattctataaaatccttcaggacatgtcaccccattcctcaaaaatctccagtggttgcctaaccgcctgcacatcaaacaaaaaatcctcaccattaaagcactccaccaccctgccccctcctacctcaccttgcttctctccttctacaacccaggccacacacttcactcctctagtgctaatcttctcactgtgcctcgatctcgcctgtctttccactgacccctagcccacatcctgcctctggcctggaatgctctccatcttcaaatacggcaaacaattactctctccctcttccaagccttattgaaagcacatctcctccaagaggccttcccggacttagccccacctttcctcatctccaactcccttcagggtccccctgcctttctccctttcttcttcccccataccagctccacagcccttaaggacttatctgtcattttatttatttgtactgatgcctgcctcccttcttctagactgtaagctcgctgtgaacaaaaaatgtgactgattattgttatattgtactacagGTCTACATCTTCATCTACATCTTCTATATTGTAGCCTAGGtctacatcttcccactcctcaaaactcctcagcttcacatcaagcagaaatgtcttgtcattgactttaaagcagtcaatcacctgtccccctcctaccttccctcactgatttccttctacggcttagcccaaacactttgctcctctagcaccagcttgctcattgtagtatgaaatcagtgaggtaacatAAGAatgggcgagctgattgagtgccaacccctttcccacatccccacctccctccctgcctggaaatccctcccttttcacataaGACATGGTTCATGATCCCACGAAGGGTTAATTAGCAAGTACTTTGCTATCTGCAGATGGCCTTATTCCTGATATATTTTGTTAACTGGTGGTCCTAGTAGAGATTTCATTTATGATGTCAAGATACTCTCGCTCATAGTACTCTTTCTTTAACATTGACTATTATGACTAAAAAGATGGAAATCAATGCAATAGATTAAATCATTTTGTATTTCTACTGCATTCAAGTAGTTTTAAAGAAAAAAGTACAAGAAATAATGATGCCAGGATTTTCCATGCTGGGAAGGGATATTTTATTAGAAAACAGTCAATCACCgagacataatcatcatcatcatcatcatcatcaatcgtatttattgagcgcttactatgtgcagagcactgtactaagcacttgggaagtacaaattggcaacatatagagacagtccccacccaacagtgggctcacagtctaaaagggggagacagagaacaaaaccaaacatactaacaaaataaaataaatagaataggtatgtacaaataaaataaataaatgaataaataaatatttatttatttaacgtaATAAAACAAGAGTGAGGAGCAGGACACAAAGAAAGCATATCAAACTCAGAGGATTCGGGATCTGGGAGCCTGGACAGTGGTCTGAGAAAGGGTTTTCCCAAGCTGGATGGATACCTGGGGAATGATCCATTTTCCTTCTTTAGATTGGCACATTGCCTCCTTGCAATGAGGACTTTGAGCTGTTCATTTGTTTTTTGGTCAGTGGCTTCTACATTGGAGGAGTCTGCCTGCTGAGTGGGAGGCCAGACCATGTTCCAAGGGGGTGAGGATTGTGGGTTTCATGTTAGTGTCAGGCAActttgctcattgtggacaatgGGACCCTCCCATTGCACAATCCTTCTCCCAGGTAGTTTCAGGAGGAGCAGGAAGCTCAGGTCTCCATGTGGACGGTCATCGATTACAAGCAGTTAGCAGGATTGGAGATTGTTCAGCAGCAAGATGATGCACAGCAAGTAGGGCTGCAGCATGTGGTTCTGCAGCAAGTGGTTCGGCAGCAAGCTgggcggcagcaaggctggcagcagGTGGGCACACAGAGGTCGGGCGGCAGCAAGTGGTTTGGCAGCATGAACTCGATCCTCTGAGCCTGCAATGATTTAATCCCTTTCATCGCTCCCTCTCACTTTTTCAGGCTTGGCTGCCTGGCTGCTCTCTAATAAAATTTCCCATCGGTGGAGTAAAAATATCCTGGCATCTCTGGTAGCTGTTCTTTGAATGCTTGTCTTTAGTTTCTCACAAATATACCCCTGACTAGAGTTCTGCAACCACAACATTTTTCAGTTTCTCGGCATGATCTGCAGGCCCATACTACAGCCCTCAGATCCCAGGATACCACTAATAAAAGCTGTTACTGATGAAGATGGTGGttttgatcatgatgatgagggATGACTGACCTAGGAGCTGGCTAAAAGGACAGAACAAGCATCACTTTGACTTGACCATCAGCCCGAACTGCCCACTCTCCTGCAACCATTCCTTAAAGTGCAGCCAAATTTAGTATCCTGAGTTAGGTACACAGATACAACCAGCAAGACCTTCCCAGGAAGAAATGGCATCAGATTCACCCCCATGATACCCCAAATGGGAAAGCTGTATCATCCATGGGAGGCTGTGATGCACCCTGCCAATGTCTATGAGACTTTGCTCTGGATGAAGTCCATTGTGCCTGCttccaatcagtctatcaatcaatcagtggtatttattgagcatgtactgtgttcagagcccttgagagagtaaaacacaacagagttggtagacacattctctgccatcaactagcttgcagtctaaagggggaaagagtcattaatacaaataaatacattacagatacgcatttaagggctatggggctgagggtcttGTAAGCTGTTGCAGGGGTCGGTTGAAGTCAGTTCACTCCTGTCCCAGGGAGCTCAGATGGAGAAAGCTGAAGGACTGATCCACAAAACTCCCTGGGTTGTTCTACTTGCCCACAGACATACCAGATCCATCCTGGGTAGTGTAACTCTCCCTCCCTGGATCCATCCTGGAGTAAGGGAAGACACTCAAGTGGTCACACCATTGCTACGCAGTCACAACTAGCTCCTGCTAGAACATGCCAGAGCTCTTTAGAAAATTAGCTGCCACCATCCTGCAATTGAATGGATTTTCACACCCTGGAGATGTGGTAGGCTTAGGGGTTTGCTTGCCCACCCAAAACCCATCAGGTACAATAGTCATCTGGAGAAAGAATCAAAAAAGTCTAAATTCCCTCCTTCAGTCAAAAGTGATTTCCCTGAATTTGGAGAGTTCATACACAGAGGGTATACATACCCATCTTCATTAAAAAGGAACATGAAATCATTTACTCTATGTATAGAAAATGGGTAAGGCAGAATGTGATGCCTCCTTCAGCAAGGAATGCCTGAACAGGCCAACAGCTTAAGTCGGGTGGTAGGGACTTTTGAAATGAAAGGCAGGTGTACCTGCAAATAGACCATAGCTTGGTACTACACCACATATTAGCAAGTTAGCAAGATCcacatatgcacttggatttgtaccctttactcaccctccccccctgcacccc
It contains:
- the LOC119934360 gene encoding keratin-associated protein 9-1-like, whose amino-acid sequence is MVNSCCGSVCSDLSCGRGCCQQTCCEPSCCSSPCCPPTCCQTTCCRTTCCRPTCCATSCCRPTCCRPTCCQSVCCQPTCCRPVCSVASCCRPCCPQPCCVFTCCRPCCPRPCCVSSCCRPCCPQPCCVSSCCQPCCLPTCCQTTCCRPTCCVPSCCQPCCRPACCQTTCCRTTCCRPTCCSASCC